In Zea mays cultivar B73 chromosome 7, Zm-B73-REFERENCE-NAM-5.0, whole genome shotgun sequence, the following proteins share a genomic window:
- the LOC100279061 gene encoding uncharacterized protein LOC100279061, translating to MRSICVRRLKSAYHPPSPPPQHAEFSYCWLLLAIADHTHSSLPPPRHRKLARCLQASPTAAIYTHTSARRARAARNQNSGCWRARGPGKEQGRAGSSMVFFCFLVEQRRTVRSSKPAAGICSRCGGCASVADMETATRVCYLLTVHRRTWRAIICTFCGAMLKSYRHYRLY from the coding sequence ATGCGGTCCATATGCGTGCGTCGCCTTAAATCGGCCTACCACCCTCCTTCGCCCCCGCCGCAGCACGCAGAATTTTCTTACTGCTGGCTGCTGCTCGCCATTGCTGACCACACTCACAGCAGCCTCCCTCCCCCTCGCCACCGAAAGCTAGCCCGTTGCTTGCAAGCCTCGCCAACTGCCGCTATATATACGCATACAAGCGCGCGCCGCGCACGCGCAGCACGCAATCAGAACAGTGGTTGCTGGAGAGCGCGCGGGCCGGGCAAGGAGCAAGGACGAGCAGGGTCGTCGATGGTGTTCTTCTGCTTCCTGGTGGAGCAGCGGCGGACGGTGCGGAGCAGCAAGCCGGCGGCGGGGATCTGCTCGCGCTGCGGCGGGTGCGCCAGCGTGGCGGACATGGAGACCGCCACCAGGGTCTGCTACCTGCTCACCGTGCACCGCCGCACCTGGCGCGCCATCATCTGCACCTTCTGCGGCGCCATGCTCAAGTCCTACCGCCACTACAGGCTCTACTGA